Proteins from a single region of Chryseomicrobium sp. FSL W7-1435:
- a CDS encoding isoprenylcysteine carboxylmethyltransferase family protein — MDINELVFFIIFGFVIIQRIIELFIAKRNEEWIKSQGGYEVGKRHYPFMVVMHVGFFISLLLEFTLLDRGLTLFLIPLLIVFAITQLIRIWILSSLGRFWNTKIMILPGASVVKKGPFQFMRHPNYTIVALELLVIPLMFNAFITVLVFSLLNLWMLSVRIPIEEAALSEDTNYKEVF, encoded by the coding sequence ATGGACATAAATGAACTCGTTTTTTTTATCATTTTTGGATTTGTCATTATTCAACGGATAATTGAATTGTTTATAGCGAAGCGAAATGAAGAGTGGATAAAATCTCAAGGTGGGTATGAAGTGGGCAAACGTCATTATCCATTTATGGTTGTTATGCACGTCGGTTTTTTTATTAGCCTCTTGCTCGAATTCACATTACTTGATCGAGGGTTAACCTTATTTTTGATACCACTTCTTATAGTCTTTGCAATAACTCAATTAATAAGAATATGGATTCTTTCCTCATTAGGACGATTTTGGAATACGAAAATTATGATCCTTCCTGGAGCTTCCGTCGTGAAAAAAGGACCTTTTCAATTTATGCGACATCCTAATTACACAATTGTAGCTCTTGAACTGTTAGTTATTCCATTAATGTTCAATGCGTTTATAACTGTACTTGTGTTTTCTTTATTAAATTTGTGGATGTTATCTGTGCGAATTCCAATCGAAGAAGCAGCACTGTCTGAAGATACAAATTATAAGGAAGTTTTCTGA
- a CDS encoding 3-oxoacyl-[acyl-carrier-protein] synthase III C-terminal domain-containing protein: MPQIHSISSYKPPYSYSQKDAALLLKNLFTDHYTDLDRMLKVFENGEIESRQFCVPMEWFEQPHDLEERNRLYIELATSYGASAVDACLNNSKFLKKPIHPSEIDGIFFISSSGFSTPSIDARILNQLPFSEYVKRIPIWGLGCAGGASGLSRAFEFCLAYPKAKVLVLCVELCSLTFQPNDYTKSNLIGASLFADGVACALVCGDEVEVSSSEPRPNFVATAAKTMDNSEDVMGWNMKNDGLHVVFSKSIPSIIEKWLEPFVTEFLTEYQLSAEQIDHFIAHPGGKKVLAAYEKALGFDSTKTDISREVLKHNGNMSSPTVLYVLEEFMKQKKSVGDIGLLTALGPGFSGELVLLKWT; encoded by the coding sequence ATGCCACAAATCCATTCAATCAGCTCATATAAACCGCCTTATTCATACTCTCAAAAAGACGCAGCTTTATTGTTGAAGAATTTATTTACCGATCACTACACTGACTTAGATCGGATGTTAAAAGTATTTGAAAATGGTGAAATAGAATCGAGACAGTTTTGTGTACCGATGGAGTGGTTCGAACAGCCACACGATTTAGAAGAAAGGAATCGCCTATATATCGAGTTAGCAACTTCTTATGGTGCGTCAGCAGTTGATGCTTGCTTGAACAATTCCAAGTTTCTAAAAAAGCCTATACATCCTTCAGAGATTGACGGAATTTTTTTCATTTCCAGTTCTGGTTTTTCAACACCTAGTATTGATGCACGTATTCTAAATCAATTGCCATTTTCAGAGTATGTCAAAAGAATTCCGATTTGGGGTTTAGGATGTGCTGGTGGTGCATCCGGCTTGAGTCGTGCATTTGAATTTTGCCTTGCGTATCCAAAGGCAAAAGTACTTGTTTTGTGTGTTGAGCTCTGTAGCCTCACCTTTCAGCCTAATGACTACACGAAAAGCAATTTGATAGGGGCATCTTTATTTGCTGACGGAGTTGCATGTGCCTTAGTTTGTGGAGATGAAGTGGAAGTCTCGTCAAGTGAACCTCGTCCAAATTTTGTCGCCACAGCTGCTAAAACAATGGATAATTCAGAAGACGTAATGGGTTGGAATATGAAAAATGATGGTCTGCATGTGGTCTTCTCGAAAAGTATCCCTTCCATTATTGAAAAATGGTTAGAACCTTTTGTAACTGAATTCTTAACCGAGTATCAATTGTCAGCAGAACAAATTGATCATTTTATTGCGCACCCAGGTGGAAAAAAAGTTTTAGCTGCGTATGAAAAAGCATTGGGATTCGATTCTACTAAAACGGATATATCGAGAGAAGTATTAAAGCATAACGGCAATATGTCCTCCCCGACGGTTTTATATGTGTTAGAAGAATTTATGAAGCAGAAGAAAAGTGTCGGAGATATAGGATTATTAACCGCTCTGGGTCCAGGGTTCAGTGGCGAATTGGTGCTTTTAAAATGGACATAA